GTGTTGTCACGGCAGGGCGCCCAGTGCTCCTCTACGGGTCTTGTGATGGGAATATCCTAGTTACCTGTTCTCAAAAAGCACACCTGCTGCCTTGCGTTATGAAAGATGACCCCGCCCCTCATGAGTTTGACTGACAGCAACCATGGCAGCAACGTGCAATTTAGAATAGAAGACCCGCCCACCTGCTCCTGGGTAAGTGCCAACTTTACGTTTTTCTATACGGAGCtgctttattattataattaaatacttttttgtgtttAATTATTCGCGTTCATAATGTTGTATAGAGtatcttaaaaacaaaaatggttaCAAATACAAATTTAGAAATGTAGGTATGCAGGTATCGATGAATTTGTACAGGAAAGGTTCATGGAAGTTAATATATAAACTATTCACGGAAGCTGATAGTCAGTCACATAACAAACAAACCTTATGCAGAATGAACTTTGTTCGCTCTTGTTTTATTGCTGTTGTGTGGGCTAAGCACCTCACCAAACACTCATAGCAGCTGTAATGTATGGATGAATGGAGATCAACAAACATTTTAAAACCGTAGCGCCACCGTGAGGAAAAAAtagtatgtgaccctgaaccacaaaaaacATTATaagggtcataagggtcaatttttttttttttaattgagatttataaatctgaaagctgaataaataagttttccattgatgtatggtttgttagggaaAATGATATTTGGGGGAGATACAAttgtttaaaaatctggaatctgagggtgcaaaaaaatctaaatagtaagaaaatcgcctttaaagttgtccaaataaagttcttagcaatgcatattactaatcagaagttaaaatttgatatatttacgctaggaaatgtacaaaataccttcattgaacatgatctttgcttactatcctaatggtttttgccATAAAGGAAAAAAtgtcaattttgacccatacaatgtatttttgcatattgctaagactggttttgtggtccagggtcacatatattaattaCTAAAGACTAAATTATAATAACCTGGATGAATGAAAATTCCAAAACACAAAGAAACCTGCTCTtgtagcctaaaacataaagggAGATTATTCACATTTATTCGTAACATTTATGAAATCAATGAAAAATTTGGCTCTGGAATGTCttcaaaataatacaataaacatTGTGGACTATAAATAACATCTACAGAATCGTGCAGAAAATTTTCTTCTCTCTGAAGGGGTTTTCTGAGGATGGTACGGGGGTCACCAGGGGGTCTTCTTTTGCATGGGACTCACAGTACGCCATCAGCTCAGCTGCTGCTTTAGATACCTGTGCAAAGAAATACGTTTCATAAAtatgcattttctttttttctgaattgtgtaTGTTAAATAGTAAATCTATAAAGATTTGTCTTACCATCATCCTATCAATGTTCACCTCCAGTTTGAGTTGTTCCACTGTTTTCCGCGCATCTGCAATCTTGGCCATGTTATTAGACATTCTGCTTTTGAAGATCCCAAATTAACCCTGCAGGAATAcagcacaaaaaaaacaaaccccAGGAGAGTCCAGCTAAATGCATCTGGTAGATAACAACTCACCTCTAGATCTACAGATGTCTGATGGTTTAGTTCCCTAAGAAGACAACGCTATTGGCTCCTCTAGGCTATTAAAGACATCTCTGTTGCAGAATTGCACTAATTGTTTTGCTGGGTCTCAGCTGGTTGTGTTTTGGATGAGGCTCAGTGGGAGAGGTGAAACAGAGGAGTGCAGAAATCCTCTGGAGACCACAAATAATCTGCTCACTTATTAATATAAAGTCATAGTATGCGCTTCACACTTTTAACATTAAAGTCACAATTTCATACTTTTCGCTCAACAGCTGaacagtatgtgaccctggaccacaaagccagtcataagggtcaatgttttgATATTGAGATTTAAATATCACTCAGATACAATTAGAAAATTTAAATCGGAGGGTGTTGTattgaaaatattgaaaaaaaaaatgcctttaaagttgtccaaattaagtttttagtaaTGCAtggtactaatcaaaaattaagtttcgatatatttatggtaggaaatttacataatatccttatgaaccatgatctttacttaatatcctaatgatttttggcataaaagaaaaactttttttttttttcaattttgacccatacaatgtatttttggctattaaaatatatccatgctacttaggactggttttgtcatccagggtcacatatgttgtttGAGATGTTCTATTGAAATGAGTTTCAAACAGTTTTAAGagcattaaattttttttcttcagaaatttAGAACACGGAAATTTCGTTACTGGCAACATAGATTTCCATATGAAAATCTAAGCGCACCAAAATTTGAATTATGCAGCTGCAAAGCAATGAAATGTAATGTAACATAACTGCTTGTCATATTATATTACATGTTTCACTCCATACTAGATATTTTTACaacaaatacttaaaataaactACCTAATTTAACTAACAAATGCATGTTGCTCTTTAAGATTTGAAGCATACtttgaattaaaaatataaaattatatattaagcCAAAACTAAACTTAGAAAACCAGATTTAATACAGCATGCTGCTTATATATCTTAATGACTTACCACTGCTGATCCAGATTTATCCGTGATGCTGCTGGCAGAAGACAACTTTTGTTATCGTAGATTGTTTGTTGTACACATTACAACCTCCAGGACTGAATGAAGAGATAGTAAGGAGTGGAGAGATGGGAAAAGCTGCCACCTCTCATAATTAGCTTTTAT
The genomic region above belongs to Garra rufa chromosome 19, GarRuf1.0, whole genome shotgun sequence and contains:
- the LOC141291917 gene encoding guanine nucleotide-binding protein G(I)/G(S)/G(O) subunit gamma-8; its protein translation is MSNNMAKIADARKTVEQLKLEVNIDRMMVSKAAAELMAYCESHAKEDPLVTPVPSSENPFREKKIFCTIL